A genomic segment from Bradyrhizobium diazoefficiens USDA 110 encodes:
- a CDS encoding enoyl-CoA hydratase/isomerase family protein, whose translation MPAPISQPDDPALLRIDGPIATITLNRPAAFNSINLAIAQKLEQLASYIEGDDAIRVLVIEGEGRAFSAGGDLQTIGAAAEAGTVTPVVGELLKHYHAFIETIRRMPKLSLSSVHGSAAGAGMGLAFVTDLCIAAEDAKFTPAYAKIGVSPDGGSTVGIVGTVGSRRALQIFLSEDNFTAQQAHEWGLVAKIVPATELKAATRQLAERLAQNPPAAIAGTKSLVYQAATTPVKQQLDAEEHKIIMAMNTEEFRLAVKKFTSKGK comes from the coding sequence ATGCCAGCTCCCATCTCCCAACCCGACGATCCCGCCTTGCTGCGGATCGACGGCCCGATCGCGACCATCACGCTCAACCGCCCCGCCGCGTTCAATTCGATCAACCTGGCCATTGCGCAAAAGCTCGAGCAGCTCGCCTCCTATATCGAGGGCGACGACGCCATCCGGGTTCTGGTGATCGAGGGCGAAGGCCGCGCCTTCTCGGCCGGCGGCGATCTGCAGACGATTGGAGCTGCGGCCGAAGCGGGCACGGTGACGCCTGTCGTCGGCGAGCTGCTCAAGCACTATCACGCCTTCATCGAGACGATCCGGCGCATGCCGAAGCTGTCGCTGTCCAGCGTCCACGGCTCGGCCGCCGGCGCCGGCATGGGCCTCGCCTTCGTCACCGATCTCTGCATCGCCGCGGAGGACGCCAAATTCACGCCGGCCTATGCCAAGATCGGGGTGTCGCCGGACGGCGGCTCTACAGTGGGCATCGTCGGCACGGTCGGCTCCCGCCGCGCGCTCCAGATCTTCCTGTCGGAGGACAATTTTACCGCGCAGCAGGCCCATGAATGGGGCCTGGTCGCGAAGATCGTTCCCGCGACCGAGCTGAAGGCGGCGACGCGGCAGCTCGCCGAGCGTCTGGCGCAGAACCCGCCTGCCGCGATCGCCGGCACCAAGTCGCTGGTCTACCAGGCGGCCACCACGCCGGTGAAACAGCAGCTCGACGCCGAGGAGCACAAGATCATCATGGCGATGAACACGGAGGAGTTTCGGCTCGCCGTGAAGAAATTCACGAGCAAGGGCAAGTAG
- a CDS encoding GlsB/YeaQ/YmgE family stress response membrane protein, protein MSILWTIIIGFLVGLVAKFIMPGDKSEPKGFILTTVLGIVGAFVATWLGQAVGWYRFGEGAGFIGSVVGAIILLFLYGLFMSRQGRA, encoded by the coding sequence ATGAGCATCCTTTGGACGATCATCATCGGATTTCTCGTCGGACTGGTCGCGAAGTTCATCATGCCCGGCGATAAGTCCGAGCCCAAAGGGTTCATTTTGACCACGGTCCTGGGAATTGTCGGCGCGTTCGTTGCGACCTGGCTCGGCCAGGCCGTGGGATGGTACCGGTTCGGGGAGGGCGCCGGCTTCATCGGAAGCGTGGTCGGTGCCATCATCCTCCTGTTTCTGTACGGCCTTTTCATGAGTCGTCAGGGGCGCGCCTGA
- a CDS encoding ribokinase, protein MGRVYVAGSINMDVVATADRHPKVGETVAGKQVLYFPGGKGANQAVAASRLGARTTLIGRLGKDSFGTELRAFLAGQGIDLGYVQETAEAHTGTAIITVAAADNTIVVIPGSNALVGADDVSVVPLVKGDVAISQFEIPLPTIAAFFLRARAAEATTLLNPAPAQKFGHELLELVDILVLNETELGFLAGTELSDNDEAARIIQVARQLQAREDQTICVTLGKRGVLALAGDQEFAVPGRVVKAVDTTGAGDCFVGALAAQLADEVPLRTALAFANAAASISVQRMGAGPSMPTAAEVAAVL, encoded by the coding sequence ATGGGGCGCGTCTACGTCGCCGGCAGCATCAACATGGATGTGGTGGCGACGGCCGACCGCCATCCAAAAGTCGGCGAGACCGTCGCCGGCAAGCAGGTGCTGTATTTCCCCGGCGGCAAGGGCGCCAACCAGGCCGTCGCGGCCTCGCGGCTCGGCGCCCGGACCACGCTGATCGGCCGCCTGGGCAAGGACTCATTCGGCACCGAGCTGAGGGCGTTCCTCGCCGGTCAGGGCATCGATCTCGGCTACGTTCAGGAGACGGCGGAGGCGCACACCGGCACCGCCATCATCACGGTTGCGGCGGCCGACAACACCATCGTGGTCATTCCCGGCAGCAATGCGCTGGTCGGCGCCGACGACGTCAGTGTCGTCCCGCTCGTCAAAGGCGATGTCGCCATCAGCCAGTTCGAGATTCCGCTCCCCACGATTGCCGCCTTCTTCCTGCGGGCGCGGGCGGCGGAGGCCACCACGCTGCTGAACCCGGCGCCGGCACAAAAATTTGGCCACGAGCTGCTTGAGCTGGTCGACATCCTCGTGCTGAACGAGACCGAGCTCGGCTTCCTCGCCGGCACCGAGCTGTCCGACAACGACGAGGCCGCGCGGATCATCCAGGTCGCGCGGCAGCTTCAGGCGCGCGAGGACCAGACCATCTGCGTCACGCTCGGCAAGCGCGGCGTGCTCGCCCTCGCCGGCGACCAGGAGTTTGCGGTGCCCGGCCGCGTGGTGAAGGCGGTCGACACCACCGGCGCCGGCGATTGCTTCGTCGGCGCGCTCGCGGCGCAACTCGCCGACGAAGTCCCCCTGCGCACGGCGCTCGCCTTCGCCAACGCCGCCGCCTCGATCAGCGTGCAGCGCATGGGCGCGGGGCCGTCGATGCCGACGGCCGCGGAAGTGGCGGCCGTTCTGTAG
- a CDS encoding TRAP transporter small permease gives MAIADKLLVQRQRHLKWRGLDWLELALMILCGVLCFGFSLSVTADIVTRTIGHPWLWLQEVTSTLFIYAIFVGTAAATRRNDHLYLTAISEAMHGTPRLIVEVIIRLVVLGVAFCLIWYGYQNYLRGFGSFRLPSGTPIASLYAIIPLSGVLIGLFTIEQLVNGLRNGFDHPEPPDEDAAPGLTEAQMRAQP, from the coding sequence ATGGCCATCGCCGACAAACTGCTCGTTCAGCGGCAACGCCACCTGAAATGGCGCGGGCTCGACTGGCTCGAGCTTGCGCTGATGATCCTGTGCGGCGTGCTCTGCTTCGGCTTCTCGCTGTCGGTGACCGCCGACATCGTCACCCGCACCATCGGCCATCCCTGGCTGTGGCTTCAGGAGGTCACCTCGACGCTGTTCATCTACGCGATCTTCGTCGGCACGGCGGCCGCGACGCGGCGCAACGATCACCTCTATCTCACTGCGATATCCGAGGCGATGCACGGGACGCCACGGCTGATCGTCGAAGTCATCATCCGCCTGGTCGTACTCGGCGTCGCCTTCTGCCTGATCTGGTACGGCTACCAGAACTATCTCCGCGGCTTCGGTAGTTTTCGCCTGCCGTCGGGCACGCCGATCGCTTCGCTCTACGCGATCATCCCGCTCTCGGGCGTGCTGATCGGCCTGTTCACCATCGAGCAGCTCGTCAACGGCCTGCGCAACGGCTTTGACCATCCCGAGCCGCCGGACGAGGATGCCGCGCCCGGCCTCACAGAGGCGCAGATGAGGGCGCAGCCATGA
- a CDS encoding NAD(P)/FAD-dependent oxidoreductase produces the protein MTGGPVIIVGAGHGGYQVAASLRQAGFSDRVCLINDEAHLPYQRPPLSKAYIKGSAGPESLMFRPEKFYADQKIELIAGRAVSIDRAGRRLHLASGEMLDYGHLVLATGARNRLLDLPNANLPDVKYLRILDDSEALRKIMPSRTRVVVIGAGFIGLEFAATARIKGLEVDVLELAPRVMARAVTSEVSAYFQARHREAGIRIHLGVQATSIEAEDGRVTGVSLSDGRHLPADLVVVGVGVLPNIELAAEAGLPVAAGIIVDEYLSTADPDISAIGDCALFASPRFGGSLRLESVQNATDHARCLAARLTGDRKPYDSHPWFWSDQGDDKLQIAGLTTGYDRVVLRGDPAKKAFSAFCYRGDKLVGIESINRAGDHMFGRRLQGMDRSITPEQAADESFDLKSALA, from the coding sequence ATGACTGGCGGTCCGGTGATCATTGTCGGTGCCGGCCATGGCGGCTACCAGGTCGCGGCATCCCTGCGGCAGGCGGGTTTTTCCGACCGCGTCTGCCTGATCAACGACGAGGCGCATCTGCCCTATCAGCGGCCGCCTCTGTCCAAGGCGTACATCAAGGGTTCGGCCGGGCCGGAGAGCCTGATGTTCCGGCCGGAGAAATTCTATGCGGATCAGAAGATCGAGCTGATCGCGGGCCGCGCGGTCTCGATCGACCGCGCCGGGCGCAGGCTGCATCTCGCATCGGGCGAGATGCTTGATTACGGCCACCTCGTGCTGGCGACAGGCGCGCGCAACCGGCTGCTCGATCTGCCCAATGCCAACCTGCCCGACGTCAAATATCTGCGCATTCTCGACGACAGCGAGGCGCTGCGAAAGATCATGCCGTCGAGGACGCGGGTGGTGGTGATCGGCGCCGGCTTCATCGGCCTCGAATTCGCAGCGACGGCCCGGATCAAGGGGCTGGAGGTCGACGTGCTCGAGCTCGCCCCGCGCGTGATGGCGCGCGCGGTGACATCAGAGGTCTCGGCGTATTTTCAGGCGCGGCATCGTGAGGCCGGCATCCGCATTCATCTCGGCGTGCAGGCTACCAGTATCGAGGCCGAGGACGGCAGGGTCACCGGCGTCTCCTTGAGCGACGGAAGGCATCTGCCCGCCGACCTCGTCGTGGTCGGCGTCGGCGTGCTGCCGAACATCGAGCTCGCGGCCGAGGCGGGGCTGCCGGTCGCTGCCGGCATCATCGTCGACGAATATCTCTCGACGGCCGATCCTGATATCTCGGCGATCGGCGACTGCGCGCTGTTCGCCAGCCCGCGCTTCGGCGGCTCGCTGCGGCTGGAATCGGTGCAGAACGCCACCGATCACGCCCGCTGCCTCGCGGCCCGGCTGACCGGCGACCGCAAGCCTTACGACAGCCATCCCTGGTTCTGGAGCGACCAGGGTGACGACAAGCTCCAGATCGCGGGCCTCACCACCGGCTACGATCGCGTCGTTCTGCGCGGCGATCCCGCCAAAAAGGCGTTCTCGGCGTTCTGCTACAGGGGCGACAAGTTGGTCGGCATCGAGTCCATCAACCGCGCCGGCGATCACATGTTCGGCCGCAGATTGCAGGGCATGGACCGCTCGATCACGCCGGAGCAGGCCGCGGACGAGAGCTTTGACCTGAAGAGCGCGCTGGCGTGA
- a CDS encoding TRAP transporter large permease: MSAPVVLALMSICFLSFGYLGVPVPFSLMAGVFIGAILSDVSLAAIIQKIFDGVDSEALLAIPFFLLVGELMSSANVVVRIANLSVSLVGHIRGGLSQVVVVFSMFFSEMSGSTTADVAVMSRALGGPMKREGYEPAFIAAIIASASTIAALVPPSITAVVYGAVGNVSIAGLFMAGVVPGLMIGIGLMIYCYFFGPSGLRKPRAPLRQVVFAAGDAALPLMIPVILLGGILTGWFTPTEAGVVAVAWIVLVVIPALNRGHFTKIPYDFCLAGLIFSLPLITIGAANAFGWMLAYLRGASYIAELITSIAGHDPHLIMLLMVLLFTVVGDFIEPVPTIIIFMPLVNTLTEAGDINAVHMGVVLIATLAFGLITPPYGLVLLMASKFVGISFAKALRAALPIYVVFLATIAFAIYFPSVVLWLPRHVLPESVGCFKSPAGTGYICPQ, translated from the coding sequence ATGAGCGCACCTGTCGTCCTGGCGTTGATGTCGATCTGCTTCCTGTCCTTCGGTTATCTCGGCGTGCCCGTGCCGTTCTCGCTGATGGCCGGCGTCTTCATCGGCGCGATCCTGTCCGATGTGTCGCTCGCCGCCATCATCCAGAAGATCTTCGACGGCGTCGATTCCGAGGCGCTGCTGGCGATCCCGTTCTTCCTGCTGGTCGGCGAGCTCATGAGCTCGGCCAATGTGGTCGTGCGGATCGCCAACCTGTCGGTGTCGCTGGTCGGGCATATCAGGGGCGGACTGTCCCAGGTGGTCGTCGTCTTCAGCATGTTCTTCTCGGAAATGTCGGGCTCGACCACCGCCGACGTTGCGGTGATGAGCCGCGCGCTGGGTGGCCCGATGAAGCGCGAGGGTTATGAGCCCGCCTTCATCGCCGCGATCATCGCATCCGCCTCGACGATCGCAGCGCTGGTGCCGCCGAGCATCACGGCGGTGGTCTATGGCGCGGTCGGCAACGTCTCGATCGCCGGCCTGTTCATGGCGGGCGTGGTGCCGGGCCTGATGATCGGCATCGGCCTGATGATCTACTGCTACTTCTTCGGCCCCTCCGGCCTGCGCAAGCCGCGCGCGCCGCTGCGGCAGGTGGTGTTCGCGGCCGGCGATGCGGCCCTGCCGCTGATGATCCCGGTGATCCTGCTAGGGGGCATCTTGACCGGCTGGTTCACGCCCACCGAAGCCGGCGTCGTCGCGGTGGCCTGGATCGTCCTCGTGGTCATCCCCGCGCTCAACCGCGGCCACTTCACGAAGATCCCCTATGATTTCTGCCTCGCCGGGCTGATCTTCTCACTGCCGCTGATCACCATCGGCGCCGCCAACGCCTTCGGCTGGATGCTCGCTTACTTGCGCGGCGCCAGTTACATCGCCGAATTGATCACCTCGATCGCGGGTCACGATCCGCACCTGATCATGCTGCTGATGGTGCTGCTGTTCACCGTGGTCGGCGACTTCATCGAGCCGGTGCCGACCATCATCATCTTCATGCCGCTGGTCAACACGCTGACGGAGGCGGGCGACATCAATGCCGTGCATATGGGGGTGGTGCTGATCGCCACGCTCGCCTTCGGCCTGATCACGCCGCCTTATGGTTTGGTGCTGCTGATGGCGTCGAAATTCGTCGGCATCAGCTTTGCCAAGGCCCTGCGCGCCGCATTGCCGATCTATGTGGTATTCCTGGCGACGATCGCGTTCGCGATCTATTTCCCGAGCGTCGTGCTGTGGCTGCCGCGCCACGTGCTGCCGGAGTCGGTCGGCTGCTTCAAGTCGCCGGCGGGGACGGGCTATATCTGTCCGCAGTAG
- a CDS encoding IlvD/Edd family dehydratase — protein MTSGLRKGLTSYGDAGFSLFLRKAFIKAMGYSDDALERPIVGITNTYSDYNPCHGNVPQIIEAAKRGVMLSGAMPFVFPTISIAESFAHPTSMYLRNLMAMDTEEMIRAQPMDSVIVIGGCDKTLPAQVMAAISADLPTVVIPVGPMVVGHHKGEVLGACTDCRRLWGKYRAGEMDDAEIEAVNGRLAPSVGTCMVMGTASTMACMIEAMGLSLPMSATIPAPHAERFRLAEASGRVAAEMAKTKGPKPSEILTPASFKNAQVVLQAIGGSTNGLIHLTAMAHRSPHRLDLEVFDRIGREVPVLVDLKPSGEHYMEHFHHAGGVPKLLAQLGDLVDLDAKTITGQTLGDIAANAEDVPGQDAIRPRNNPIKKEGGLAVLHGNLAPRGAVIKQSAASPKLLQHTGRAVVFESVEDMTLRVDDPDLDVTADDVLVLRNAGPKGAPGMPEAGYLPIPKKLARGGTKDMVRISDARMSGTAFGTIVLHITPESAVGGPLALVKNGDMIRLDVARRSIELLVDAAELERRRATLKPAAAPEEARRGYAWLFNETIMQADEGCDFDFMQRTGKQTEKG, from the coding sequence ATGACGAGTGGCTTGCGCAAGGGTCTGACGAGCTATGGCGATGCCGGCTTCTCGCTGTTCCTGCGCAAGGCGTTCATCAAGGCCATGGGCTATTCCGACGACGCGCTGGAGCGCCCGATCGTCGGCATCACCAACACCTACAGCGACTACAATCCCTGCCACGGCAACGTCCCCCAGATCATCGAAGCCGCCAAGCGCGGCGTGATGCTGTCGGGCGCGATGCCGTTCGTGTTCCCGACCATCTCGATCGCCGAAAGCTTTGCGCATCCGACCTCGATGTATCTGCGCAACCTGATGGCGATGGACACTGAGGAGATGATCCGGGCACAGCCGATGGATTCGGTGATCGTGATCGGCGGCTGCGACAAGACTCTGCCGGCTCAGGTGATGGCCGCGATCAGCGCCGATCTGCCGACCGTTGTCATCCCCGTCGGGCCGATGGTGGTCGGTCATCACAAGGGCGAGGTGCTCGGTGCCTGCACCGATTGCCGCCGTCTCTGGGGCAAATATCGCGCCGGCGAAATGGACGATGCCGAGATCGAGGCGGTCAACGGCCGCCTCGCGCCGTCGGTCGGCACCTGCATGGTGATGGGCACGGCCTCGACCATGGCCTGCATGATCGAAGCGATGGGCCTGTCGTTGCCGATGAGCGCGACGATCCCCGCGCCGCATGCCGAACGCTTCCGCCTCGCTGAGGCGAGCGGCCGGGTTGCGGCCGAGATGGCCAAGACCAAGGGCCCGAAGCCGAGCGAGATCTTGACGCCGGCATCCTTCAAGAACGCGCAGGTCGTGCTCCAGGCGATCGGCGGCTCGACCAACGGCCTGATCCATCTGACGGCGATGGCGCATCGCTCGCCGCACCGGCTCGATCTCGAAGTGTTCGACCGGATCGGCCGCGAGGTGCCGGTGCTGGTCGATCTCAAGCCGTCGGGCGAGCACTACATGGAGCATTTTCATCACGCCGGCGGCGTGCCGAAGCTGCTGGCGCAGCTCGGCGATCTCGTCGATCTCGATGCGAAGACCATCACCGGCCAGACGCTGGGTGATATCGCGGCGAATGCGGAAGACGTGCCCGGCCAGGACGCGATCCGCCCGCGCAATAATCCGATCAAGAAGGAAGGCGGCCTTGCCGTCCTGCACGGCAATCTCGCCCCGCGCGGTGCCGTGATCAAGCAATCGGCTGCGAGCCCCAAGCTTTTGCAGCACACGGGGCGCGCGGTGGTCTTTGAATCCGTCGAGGACATGACCTTGCGGGTCGACGATCCCGATCTCGACGTGACTGCCGACGACGTGCTGGTGCTGCGCAACGCCGGCCCGAAGGGCGCGCCGGGCATGCCCGAGGCGGGCTATCTGCCGATCCCGAAGAAGCTCGCGCGCGGCGGCACCAAGGACATGGTGCGCATTTCCGACGCGCGGATGAGCGGCACGGCGTTCGGCACCATCGTGCTGCACATCACGCCCGAGTCCGCCGTCGGCGGGCCGCTGGCGCTGGTGAAGAACGGCGACATGATCCGGCTCGACGTTGCCAGGCGCAGCATCGAGCTGCTGGTCGACGCCGCCGAGCTGGAGCGCCGGCGCGCCACGCTCAAGCCGGCGGCGGCGCCCGAGGAGGCGCGGCGCGGCTACGCCTGGCTGTTCAACGAGACCATCATGCAGGCCGACGAGGGCTGCGACTTCGATTTCATGCAGAGGACTGGGAAGCAGACCGAGAAGGGGTGA
- a CDS encoding GntR family transcriptional regulator: MSDIHTADAMTVRRDDPDDVVARLEEDIIFGRLAPGARLTEDALMSAYGTSRHFVRQALVDAERRGIVRREKNVGATVRFYSAEEVRQIYEVREMLTRQAALMIPLPAPQGLIDELTTLQRQYCAKADVQDLRGIHEANDAFHLALFSACGNPYLVRSLQDYMNLTLPMRAKNLADRDGLAQSRRQHELMIELLKGRDSWALAQLCVDHMQFSKSDYLARISGETER; this comes from the coding sequence ATGTCCGACATTCACACCGCAGACGCCATGACGGTCCGGCGCGACGATCCGGACGACGTGGTCGCGCGGCTGGAGGAGGACATCATCTTCGGCCGCCTTGCGCCCGGCGCGCGCCTGACCGAGGACGCGCTGATGTCGGCTTACGGCACCTCGCGCCACTTCGTGCGTCAGGCACTGGTGGATGCCGAGCGGCGCGGCATCGTCCGCCGCGAGAAGAATGTCGGCGCCACCGTGCGGTTCTATTCGGCAGAAGAGGTTCGGCAGATCTATGAGGTCCGGGAGATGCTGACCCGGCAGGCCGCGCTGATGATCCCCCTGCCCGCGCCGCAAGGCCTGATCGACGAATTGACCACGCTGCAACGGCAATATTGCGCCAAGGCCGACGTGCAGGATCTGCGCGGCATCCACGAGGCCAACGACGCCTTCCACCTCGCGCTGTTCTCCGCCTGCGGCAATCCCTATCTGGTGCGCTCGCTCCAGGACTACATGAACCTGACGCTGCCGATGCGCGCCAAGAACCTCGCCGACCGCGACGGGCTCGCGCAATCGCGGCGCCAGCACGAGCTGATGATCGAGCTCTTGAAGGGCCGCGACAGCTGGGCATTGGCGCAGCTCTGCGTCGATCACATGCAGTTCAGCAAGTCGGATTATCTGGCGCGGATTTCTGGCGAAACCGAGCGCTAG
- a CDS encoding TRAP transporter substrate-binding protein, producing the protein MIARSMRGLAVLSAMLFVTAAGAQEVKHYRFAYDQPRNTGYSIAGDLFADKLKELSKGTMIIDQYPGAQLGQEPQVLQLVKAGDVEFAIISSANTATISPQAGVMSLHFLFRDENHVVKGLADPRVFEALKTMIDETTQGLHVIATGSQGVRHMYSRREIHNVGDVKGLKVRVQATATEDLMFPAYGAQTVHMPFGSVYTSLQTGVVDVAENSINVYLVNKHYEVAPVLNITEHEANNALVFISDKLWQSLSAEQKGWVQAAANEISTKEPQKAFDLERTAADKLKKMGVKIVDNVDKKSFTAIADPYLDKLAKELGPHAEKIKNLIRSVN; encoded by the coding sequence ATGATTGCACGATCCATGCGTGGGTTGGCGGTTCTGTCCGCCATGCTGTTCGTCACGGCGGCCGGGGCGCAGGAGGTGAAGCATTATCGCTTCGCCTACGACCAGCCGCGCAACACCGGCTATTCGATCGCGGGCGACCTCTTTGCCGACAAGCTCAAGGAATTGAGCAAGGGCACCATGATCATCGACCAGTATCCCGGCGCGCAGCTCGGGCAGGAGCCGCAGGTGCTCCAGCTCGTCAAAGCCGGCGACGTCGAGTTCGCCATCATCTCCTCGGCCAACACCGCGACGATCTCGCCGCAGGCCGGCGTGATGTCGCTGCACTTCCTGTTTCGCGACGAGAACCACGTCGTCAAGGGCCTGGCCGATCCCCGCGTGTTCGAAGCGCTCAAGACCATGATCGACGAGACCACGCAGGGCCTGCACGTGATCGCGACCGGCTCGCAGGGCGTGCGCCATATGTACAGCAGGCGGGAAATCCACAATGTCGGCGACGTCAAGGGCCTGAAGGTCCGCGTCCAGGCGACCGCGACCGAAGACCTGATGTTCCCGGCCTATGGCGCCCAGACCGTGCACATGCCGTTCGGCAGCGTCTACACGAGCTTGCAAACCGGCGTGGTCGACGTCGCCGAGAACAGCATCAACGTCTACCTCGTCAATAAGCACTACGAGGTCGCGCCGGTCCTCAACATCACCGAGCACGAAGCCAACAACGCGCTGGTGTTCATCTCCGACAAGCTCTGGCAGAGTCTGTCGGCGGAGCAGAAGGGGTGGGTGCAGGCGGCGGCCAACGAGATCAGCACCAAGGAGCCGCAGAAGGCGTTCGATCTCGAGCGCACGGCGGCCGACAAGCTGAAGAAGATGGGCGTCAAGATCGTCGACAATGTCGACAAGAAGAGTTTTACGGCAATCGCCGATCCCTATCTCGACAAGCTCGCCAAGGAGCTCGGCCCGCATGCCGAGAAGATCAAGAATTTGATCCGGTCGGTTAACTAA